The DNA window AGCTACCACACGGCTCGGGGGCGGAAAGAAAAACATTGAGAAACAGCATGAAAAAAATAAGCTAACGGCCCGTGAACGCATTGATCTGCTTATCGATGCAGATAGCAGATTCGAAGAGATCGGTCTATTTGCCGCTCACGGAATGTATGAAGATGAGGGCGGCGCTCCTTCTGCAGGCGTTGTAACCGGCATCGGCCGCGTTGGCGGGAAATTATGCGTCATCGTCGCCAACGATGCGACCGTCAAGGCCGGAGCTTGGTTTCCGATGGCTGGGAAAAAGAATTTACGGGCTCAGGAAATTTCGATCGAGAACCGTCTTCCGATCATCTATCTGGTTGATTCTGCAGGGGTTTACCTCCCAATGCAGGACGAGATCTTCCCGGATAAGGAGCATTTCGGGCGCATATTCCGCAATAACGCGGTCATGAGCAGCATGGGAATCGTCCAGATCGCTGCCATAATGGGCCCTTGCGTAGCCGGCGGGGCGTATTTGCCAATAATGTCGGACGAAGCTCTCATTGTCGAAGGCACCGGCCACGTTTTTCTCGCCGGAAGCGCGCTGGTCGAGGCGGCGATCGGAGAAAAGATCGATAACGAGTCGCTCGGGGGTGCACGCGTGCATTGTGAAATTTCCGGCGTGACCGATTACAAGATGCCAAATGATCAAGTCTGTATCGAAACAATCCGCTCGATCATGGACAAAATGGGTGATAAACCGCGAGCCGGTTTCAACCGAATCGCGTCCACCCCTCCCCTCCTTCCGGCTGACGACCTTCTTGCGCTCTTGCCAACAGCGACGAACAAGCCATACGACACGCATGAGGTTATTGCCCGAATTGTCGACAATTCGGAGATCGACGAATATAAAGCGGACTACGGCAAGACAATCGTCACTGCGTATGCCCGCATCGATGGTTGGGCAGTGGGGATCGTCGCAAATCAACGAAAGATTGTCAAGAACGCCAAAGGTGAAATGCAAGTCGGCGGCGTGATCTATTCCGATTCCGCTGACAAGGCCGCTCGGTTTATCATGAACTGCAATCAGCAGATGATCCCGCTTGTGTTTTTGCAGGACGTCACCGGCTTCATGGTCGGTTCGCGAAGCGAGCACGGCGGCATCATCAAAGATGGTGCAAAAATGGTGAATGCCGTTGCCAACTCCGTTGTACCGAAGTTCACGTTCATGATCGGCAACTCCTACGGAGCCGGTAATTATGCCATGTGTGGAAAGGCGTATGACCCACGGCTGATTTTTAGCTGGCACAATGCACAGCTTGCGGTGATGGGTGGTGCGCAGGCTTCGAAGACATTGTTGACACTCAAGGTCGCAACCTTGGCCAAGCACGGCGAGAAAATCACCCCGGAGAAAGAGCAAGCCCTTCTGGCCGAGATCCAGCAACGATATTCCGATCAGTCCGGTCCGTTGTATGGTGCTGCTCGCCTATGGACCGACGGGATTATCGACCCACGCCGAACACGAGAAATCATCTCGCTCGGTATCGAGATGGCCTCTCACAATCCGGACATCCCGAAGTTCAATCCGGGCGTGATCCAAACCTGAGGGGCAGATTATTTCTTATCTACAAGGAATACGAGCAATACGCTCGCCAATACAGCGCACCCTGCACCGACGGAGAACGCGGCCGCAGGACCAAGCACCTGCCAGAGTGCCCCAAAGCCGACACTCGCCGGAAGTGCACTCAGACCAATCACCATATTGAAGTAGCCATATGCCGCTCCGCGCCTGTCTGCCGGCACCAAATCGGCCACAAATGCTTTCTCGACCCCTTCTGTAAGCCCGTAATACAGCCCGTAGAGCACAAAGAGCAGCGATACGATCGACGAAGATTCAGCGACCGCAAACCCGAGGTAGATCGCTCCGTAAAGCATCCATCCGAGAACAATCACTCGCTTCTTTCCGAGGCGGTCAGCGATGAGACCTGCAGGATACGCCGACACGGTCGTAACGAGGTTAAAGAGTGCAACTAACAGAAAGATCTCGCTCGGATGCAGCCCCGCAGCACTCGAGCGCAGCAACAGAAATGCATCGCTCGACATCCCGAGTGAGAACACAAACAGTATCAACAGATACCGTTTAAAGTAGGATGAGAACCCATCTCGCATGTTGGCTCGCTGCCTACTCCCACCGGAACTCCCGTGGAGCTTAACATCACGGACGAATAGCGCAAGGAGTATGACGGAAATAACGGACGGGACGGACGCTACAATGATCAGCGTCTTAAATGTGTCTCGCGAGATTGACAGTGACGAATCGCTCGTAAACAACGCAGCCACTGCTGCCGCGAGCAATGCGCCGATCACTGCGCCGAGCGGATCGAGCGTCCGTTGAATGCCAAATGCGCGACCTCGGTTACGTGAATCGACCGAATCGGCGATCAAGGCGTCACGCGGAGCGGTCCGGATGCCCTTTCCCGCGCGGTCGAGGAAACGGCTGACAAGCGGAAGTACCCAGGTGTTTGTCCAAAACAGCAGTGGCCGAGCCACTGCTGTAAGCGAATAGCCAAACAGAGTCGGCCCCTTCCGTGTCCGGAAACGGTCGCTATACCATCCGGAGACGAGCTTTAGCACAGAAGACGTCGTGTCAGCGATCCCTTCGATCAATCCGACAATCGTTGCGCTCACACCAAGCGTCGCCGAAAGGAACAGCGGGAGTGCACGAGTAACGATCTCGCCGCTAATATCATTGAACAGGCTCGCGATACCCAGCCAGATAATATTCGGATGGAGTCGTTCTTTCATTGATAGAATCTAACAACCCATAGAAAACAATAAAGCCGAGGTCAAACGACCTCGGCTTTATTCGAAACAATCACTTCTACGACGTTACCATTTCGGGTTGGTGCGAACAACCATGAAATGTGGTGCATACGCACTATTTCCATCCGGCCGATTGCGCTGACCTACGCAAATGACTTCATAGACCGCACCTTTTTGCGGTGAAAATTTAAAGTCTGGGATGGTCTCAGCACCAGAGTTGATCTTCCCACTAATAGTGATTTGTTGATCCGCGGGAATACCAGTGAACGGCTGCGGAGCACCTGCGGGTCGCGGCTGCATTGTAATCGTATTGGAGCCGATTGTGAAATCACCCTTCAGCACTGTTGGTGTCGATTTTGTACCGACTAAACAGTTCACGAAGATAATTGTCGCGCTATTGGCATCCGACTGGTCAGGCACCGGAAGAGTGAACGCAAACGTAGAATCATACGGAGCCACTGCCGTTTGAGCACTCTTGCTCGAATGCGTTGTATCGTTGATAATAAACGATACCAACTGGTCGGTCTGAATGCGTGCTGATGTTCCATAGAAGCGGAACAGAATACTATCCGAAAAACTCGGATTCTGTCCCACCGGCTTTACCAATTTGATATATGCCAAGCCGGTGTACGGAATTGCTTTCGGGTCGCTGATTAATACCTTGTTCGCTGAATTATCCGGATCGACTTGCTCAATATTACCCCAAAACGGAAGCGGGGTAAACGGCATGACATTCTTATAATCGTACACCGTATTGTTGTTAATCACGACATTCAGACCACCGGAAGCTGTATAGTCCGGGAAGCCTGCCGCGTGTGCGCCGGCGTTCGGGGGCATCAACGCATTAATAATGTTATAGCGCATCGTCACCGGCACCGGAAGCTGGTCATTGCCACTTTCGTTATCGTCAAACATGTGGACACGGATAGAATCGTCCGGGATATGATTTCCGTTAAAATCGGTCAACCGGCACGTCTGGTCCAACTGTCCTCCCCATGTGATCGTATGGTACGACCCCGAGGTAAGCGATACACCCGAAAGACGACCAAGAATATTATTGTTCGCATCCGTTACGAAGAACGTAACAGTGGTATCGAAACTCGTGGGGATGCCTTTGTAGTCAGAGATATGCCCGAAATCAACAGCGCCGCTGAAGTCCGTTCCGTTCGGATCTCCTAAGTACAGGTGTTCCGGTCCGCCTGGGTTGACATTCATAAAACGGAAATACGCCGTATTCGCAGTCGGATTCGAGACCGGAAGATCCTGAATCTTCACAGAATGGTAATTCCCTCCGTCAGGCTGGAAAAGCACCCACGTCCACTTATCGCCGGGCTTGAGTGTAATATCGGTGTGATCGAGTTCAGTCGTCGTCCCAGCCACCAGTGCAACGACGCGGTACGTCTGGCCGGCACCGCGGCCGGTCGACAGATTATTCACGTATGGCGTCGAGACTCCGTACGTCACCGGCGTGGGGGTATTGAGAACCGTATCGCTGATATTGTCCAACGGATACGCGATGAACCGGACGGCCGTGCACTGGATGAAATGCATGACACGGATCGACCCGAAATCGACATACGACGGGTCGGGAGCTGTGTCCTTACACCCTGAAAGTATCGATCCGATTGTCAACGCACCCAGTGCAACACACAGACTTAAAAGACGAATAGAATGCTTCATCATGTTCGTTGTAAAAATCGCTGTGAGATGACACAACAAAATATCGATTGCCATGTAGGTAACACGCAACCGGTTCAAAAGTAGCAGCGAGAAATTCAGACTGCAAAGATACGCTTTTTCAGGCCGATTTGAGCAAAATTCGGCACTCAGAGCGAATCCGTCGCAAAGTTCTCCAGGTAGTATTTTACCCGCTCGGTAAACTGCACCCCGTACATGCCGTCGATCATACGGTGATCGTACGACAGTCCGAGGAACATCATCGAACGGATTGCGATGTAATCGTCCCCGTTTGCATCCGTTTTCACAACCGGACGCTTCACAATAGCGCCGGTTGTCATAATCGCCAGTTGCGGCTGATTAATGATCGGCGTCCCGAACAGGTTGCCATACATACCCGGATTCGTCAGGGTAAATGTGCCGCCGGAAATATCATCCGGGGTCAATTTCTTTGTACGGGCCTTGTTTGCCAGATCGGCGACGGCGTGTGCGATCCCGACGTAGTTGAGGTTCTGCGCACGCTTGATCACCGGCACGATGAGTGCCGGCGGCAATACCGAGCCTTCGGTCGGCGGGACGCTCACGGCAACGCCGAAATTAATGTCCTTGCGGACGATGACGTTCGTGCCGTCGATCTGTGCATTGATGAACGGGAAATCCTTAATCGCGCGAACCATCGCTTCGATGAGGATCGGCGTGTACGTCAGGTTGATCCCCTCGCGACGCTTAAACTCGTCCTTAAACTTCTCGCGGAATTTCACCAGCCCGGTTACATCGACTTCGCTGACACTCGTCACATGCGCGCTTGTATGCTTGGAGCGAACCATGTGTTCGGCGATCTTTTGACGGATGTTATCCATCGGGATCGTCATGTCGCCGGTGAAGACAACTGCCGGAGCGCTCGGTGCTGCCGGGGCCGGAGCTGGTGCCGGAGCCGCTGGTTTTGCTGCAACTGCAGCTACCGGTGCGGCGGTCGCGACGATGTTGCCGGAACCACGTTGTGCGGCATAGGTAAGAATATCATTCTTATTCACTCGTCCGCCGAGGCCGGAACCAGTAATCGCTTCGAGTTCTCCGAGTGAGATACCTTCCTTTGCAGCAATCGAACGAACAAGCGGTGAATAGAATCGTCCCGACGGGCCGTGTGCGGTTACCGGGCCGCTCACTGTAACGGGAGCGCTCATGACGACTGGGGCTGCAACTGGAGCAGCCGCAATCGGGGGTGCCGGTGCGGCAGCGGGAACCGCAGATGCGACGGCGTTTACAGCAGCACCAACACCGGCGATGTACGCAACGACATTACCAACCGGCACGACCTGTTTTTCTTCCGCGACGATCTTGGTTAATGTCCCAGCAATCGGAGATGGTACTTCGGTATCGACTTTATCGGTCGAAATCTCAAGAATCGGCTCGTCTTTCTTTACCGTGTCACCGGGCTTCTTGAGCCAACGGAGGATCGTCCCTTCAGTGATACTCTCGCCCATCTTAGGCATGACCACCGCTTGCTCGCCTGCAGCGGCCATCGTTACAGGGGCCGGAGCGGGTGTTGCTGTAGGCGCTGGTGCTGGTGTGGGTGTGGGACTTGGAGCGGCGGCTGCCGTAGGTGTGAC is part of the Bacteroidota bacterium genome and encodes:
- the sucB gene encoding 2-oxoglutarate dehydrogenase, E2 component, dihydrolipoamide succinyltransferase, coding for MATNVVMPKMGESITEGTILRWLKQPGDTVKKDEPILEISTDKVDTEVPAPAAGVLLQQLVQEQQTVAVGTPIAVLGEAGETASAPVVTPTAAAAPSPTPTPAPAPTATPAPAPVTMAAAGEQAVVMPKMGESITEGTILRWLKKPGDTVKKDEPILEISTDKVDTEVPSPIAGTLTKIVAEEKQVVPVGNVVAYIAGVGAAVNAVASAVPAAAPAPPIAAAPVAAPVVMSAPVTVSGPVTAHGPSGRFYSPLVRSIAAKEGISLGELEAITGSGLGGRVNKNDILTYAAQRGSGNIVATAAPVAAVAAKPAAPAPAPAPAAPSAPAVVFTGDMTIPMDNIRQKIAEHMVRSKHTSAHVTSVSEVDVTGLVKFREKFKDEFKRREGINLTYTPILIEAMVRAIKDFPFINAQIDGTNVIVRKDINFGVAVSVPPTEGSVLPPALIVPVIKRAQNLNYVGIAHAVADLANKARTKKLTPDDISGGTFTLTNPGMYGNLFGTPIINQPQLAIMTTGAIVKRPVVKTDANGDDYIAIRSMMFLGLSYDHRMIDGMYGVQFTERVKYYLENFATDSL
- a CDS encoding MFS transporter, producing the protein MKERLHPNIIWLGIASLFNDISGEIVTRALPLFLSATLGVSATIVGLIEGIADTTSSVLKLVSGWYSDRFRTRKGPTLFGYSLTAVARPLLFWTNTWVLPLVSRFLDRAGKGIRTAPRDALIADSVDSRNRGRAFGIQRTLDPLGAVIGALLAAAVAALFTSDSSLSISRDTFKTLIIVASVPSVISVILLALFVRDVKLHGSSGGSRQRANMRDGFSSYFKRYLLILFVFSLGMSSDAFLLLRSSAAGLHPSEIFLLVALFNLVTTVSAYPAGLIADRLGKKRVIVLGWMLYGAIYLGFAVAESSSIVSLLFVLYGLYYGLTEGVEKAFVADLVPADRRGAAYGYFNMVIGLSALPASVGFGALWQVLGPAAAFSVGAGCAVLASVLLVFLVDKK
- a CDS encoding DUF4397 domain-containing protein, which encodes MMKHSIRLLSLCVALGALTIGSILSGCKDTAPDPSYVDFGSIRVMHFIQCTAVRFIAYPLDNISDTVLNTPTPVTYGVSTPYVNNLSTGRGAGQTYRVVALVAGTTTELDHTDITLKPGDKWTWVLFQPDGGNYHSVKIQDLPVSNPTANTAYFRFMNVNPGGPEHLYLGDPNGTDFSGAVDFGHISDYKGIPTSFDTTVTFFVTDANNNILGRLSGVSLTSGSYHTITWGGQLDQTCRLTDFNGNHIPDDSIRVHMFDDNESGNDQLPVPVTMRYNIINALMPPNAGAHAAGFPDYTASGGLNVVINNNTVYDYKNVMPFTPLPFWGNIEQVDPDNSANKVLISDPKAIPYTGLAYIKLVKPVGQNPSFSDSILFRFYGTSARIQTDQLVSFIINDTTHSSKSAQTAVAPYDSTFAFTLPVPDQSDANSATIIFVNCLVGTKSTPTVLKGDFTIGSNTITMQPRPAGAPQPFTGIPADQQITISGKINSGAETIPDFKFSPQKGAVYEVICVGQRNRPDGNSAYAPHFMVVRTNPKW
- a CDS encoding acyl-CoA carboxylase subunit beta, whose amino-acid sequence is MSHRIGTPIDRSREPYSLYYDFHTNELRKLSALEATTRLGGGKKNIEKQHEKNKLTARERIDLLIDADSRFEEIGLFAAHGMYEDEGGAPSAGVVTGIGRVGGKLCVIVANDATVKAGAWFPMAGKKNLRAQEISIENRLPIIYLVDSAGVYLPMQDEIFPDKEHFGRIFRNNAVMSSMGIVQIAAIMGPCVAGGAYLPIMSDEALIVEGTGHVFLAGSALVEAAIGEKIDNESLGGARVHCEISGVTDYKMPNDQVCIETIRSIMDKMGDKPRAGFNRIASTPPLLPADDLLALLPTATNKPYDTHEVIARIVDNSEIDEYKADYGKTIVTAYARIDGWAVGIVANQRKIVKNAKGEMQVGGVIYSDSADKAARFIMNCNQQMIPLVFLQDVTGFMVGSRSEHGGIIKDGAKMVNAVANSVVPKFTFMIGNSYGAGNYAMCGKAYDPRLIFSWHNAQLAVMGGAQASKTLLTLKVATLAKHGEKITPEKEQALLAEIQQRYSDQSGPLYGAARLWTDGIIDPRRTREIISLGIEMASHNPDIPKFNPGVIQT